A window of Cryptomeria japonica chromosome 3, Sugi_1.0, whole genome shotgun sequence contains these coding sequences:
- the LOC131874294 gene encoding uncharacterized mitochondrial protein AtMg01250-like, whose product MKSEKIKGVMIKLDVSKAYDRVAWRFLLRFMEKFGFCQGWTEMIKFCISTACFLISANGSLFGFFNGTNGLRQGDPLSSSLFVIMAEALGRAIKASRSRGLWSGINVTNEVITHAQFVDDTTLFDMASVTEAEQIKHTICEYERLSGQVMNMEKSTIYFFNTKPCLQRRMARILGTCIGALPTKNLEAPTIDGVYRSRN is encoded by the coding sequence ATGAAATCAGAAAAGATCAAAGGTGTGATGATTAAATTGGATGTTTCAAAGGCATATGATAGAGTTGCTTGGCGATTCTTATTAAGGTTCATGGAAAAATTTGGCTTTTGTCAAGGGTGGACTGAAATGATTAAATTTTGCATATCAACTGCTTGTTTCTTAATCTCTGCAAATGGTTCGTTATTTGGCTTCTTTAATGGAACAAATGGGTTGCGCCAAGGTGATCCGCTTTCTTCATCTTTGTTTGTCATCATGGCTGAGGCTCTTGGAAGGGCAATCAAGGCTAGCAGAAGCAGGGGTCTCTGGAGTGGAATTAATGTTACCAATGAAGTCATCACCCACGCTCAATTCGTTGATGACACTACTCTATTTGACATGGCCAGTGTCACTGAGGCTGAGCAGATCAAGCACACAATATGTGAATATGAGAGGTTGTCTGGGCAAGTGATGAATATGGAGAAGTCCACTATTTATTTCTTCAATACCAAACCATGTTTGCAGAGGAGAATGGCAAGAATATTGGGAACATGTATCGGTGCTCTTCCAACTAAGAATTTGGAGGCTCCCACCATTGATGGTGTATACAGATCTCGAAATTAG